The following proteins are encoded in a genomic region of Oncorhynchus kisutch isolate 150728-3 linkage group LG6, Okis_V2, whole genome shotgun sequence:
- the LOC109893002 gene encoding grpE protein homolog 2, mitochondrial isoform X2 has product MTNVKLLEMRASKLEEQVRELTERYKRAMADSDNVRKRTQKFVQDAKLFGIQSFCRELVEVADLLEKTTDNLQEEEGQRLAQVQDRLQGIFTKHGLNKMSPVGDKYDPYQHEIVCHTPAEGGEPSTVTVVKQDGYKLHGRTIRHAQVGIAVMKQEQD; this is encoded by the exons ATGACCAATGTGAAACTGCTGGAGATGAGGGCCAGCAAGCTGGAGGAGCAGGTCAGGGAGCTCACG GAAAGATACAAAAGGGCCATGGCTGACTCTGACAATGTTCGAAAAAGAACTCAGAAGTTTGTCCAAGACGCCAAGCTTTTTG GGATCCAGAGTTTCTGCCGTGAACTGGTTGAGGTGGCTGACCTGCTAGAGAAGACTACAGACAACCTGCAGGAAGAGGAGGGCCAGAGGCTGGCTCAGGTCCAGGACAGGCTGCAGGGGATCTTCACAAAGCACGGCCTGAATAAGATGAGCCCTGTTGGGGATAAATACGACCCGTACCAGCATGAGATAGTGTGCCACACTCCTGCTGAGGGAGGGGAGCCCAGCACCGTTACTGTAGTGAAACAGGATGGGTACAAGCTCCACGGACGCACCATTCGTCATGCCCAGGTGGGCATCGCTGTGATGAAGCAGGAACAGGACTAG